The genomic region AGATAATGAATTCAAGCGGCGAAATATTGCGAAAACCGCCGTAACTGTCGTAACTCAGGTAGTCGTTGATGAATCAGACTCGGCATTTAAGCATCCTAGTAAACCCATTGGTTCCTTTTATACTTTAGAGCAATCGGCCTTTATTCAGCAAGAACATCCGGAGTGGGCCATGGTTTATCATTCAGGGCAGGGGTATCGTCGGGTAGTGGCTTCACCACAGCCCAAAGAAATTATCGAAAAACAAGTGATTTTTGAATTGATGCGCAGCGGCTATTGTGTGATCGGTGTAGGTGGTGGCGGGATTCCCGTGGTTCGTAACGCTGACGGTGATTTGCGGGGCATCGATGCGGTGATTGATAAAGATTTTGCCTCGAGTCTGTTAGCCTCGGAACTAGCAGCCGATATTCTTATTATTTCTACAGGCGTGGAAAAAGTATATCTTAATTTTGGTCAACCGAGTGCTCAGGCACTGGATGTTGTGGATTTGCAGCAAATGAAACAGTATGCTACAGAAAATCATTTTGCTCCTGGCAGTATGCTGCCAA from Pelorhabdus rhamnosifermentans harbors:
- a CDS encoding carbamate kinase is translated as MQKLVVIAIGGNSLIMDPSRQRVEDQYQAVCETARHIAGMVAQGYDVIVTHGNGPQVGFIMQRAEIAREVAKMHSVPLVNCGADTQGAIGYQIQQALDNEFKRRNIAKTAVTVVTQVVVDESDSAFKHPSKPIGSFYTLEQSAFIQQEHPEWAMVYHSGQGYRRVVASPQPKEIIEKQVIFELMRSGYCVIGVGGGGIPVVRNADGDLRGIDAVIDKDFASSLLASELAADILIISTGVEKVYLNFGQPSAQALDVVDLQQMKQYATENHFAPGSMLPKIQSVIQFLEQGGKKAIITNPQSLERAIAGETGTHIQA